The following are encoded together in the Zingiber officinale cultivar Zhangliang chromosome 8A, Zo_v1.1, whole genome shotgun sequence genome:
- the LOC122009883 gene encoding flavonoid 3',5'-hydroxylase 1-like, translating to MLMVQVDPFLAATAAACLLLHLLLRHLIGNRRPSRLPLPPGPRGFPLLGALPWIGPQSHAGLARLASRYGPIMYLKMGTSGCVVASDAGAARAFLKAHDVKFANRPDVVSARDVTYHRQNMVFADYGPKWKLLRKLCSLHLLGGKALGDWADVRAAEFGHMVRSIGRDAAEGRPVVLPEILVCALANIVGRIVVSKRVFEEQGEESNQYKEMIVELLTGGGMFNIGDCVPALAWMDLQGIQRKLRRVHARFDSLVTRLLEEHEASKEERKERPDFIDAVMANRRGDNDGETISDANVKGIIFDLFTAGTDTSAIIVEWALAEMLKNPVILRRLQLEIDSVVGRDRLVCESDLSKLPYLHAVCKEALRLHPSTPLGLPHFSFDACEVEGYYIPPNTRLLVNIWAIGRDPRAWDHPHEFEPERFLAGGRASGIDPQGNDFELIPFGAGRRICAGKMAGMVFVHYMMGLLVHAFDWRLPKGEELDMGEKFGLALPKVVPLKALPTARLPRSAYV from the exons ATGTTGATGGTTCAGGTCGATCCCTTCCTCGCGGCCACTGCCGCTGCTTgccttctcctccacctcctcctccgccacctGATCGGCAATCGCCGGCCGTCACGCCTCCCCCTACCGCCTGGCCCTCGCGGCTTTCCCCTCCTCGGTGCACTCCCCTGGATCGGGCCCCAGTCGCACGCCGGCCTCGCTCGCCTCGCCAGCCGCTATGGCCCCATCATGTACCTCAAGATGGGCACCTCCGGCTGTGTGGTGGCCTCCGACGCCGGCGCCGCCCGCGCCTTCCTCAAGGCCCACGACGTCAAGTTCGCCAACCGTCCCGACGTCGTCAGCGCCCGCGACGTCACCTACCACCGCCAGAACATGGTGTTCGCCGACTACGGACCCAAGTGGAAGCTCCTCCGCAAGCTCTGCAGCCTGCACCTCCTCGGCGGCAAGGCGCTGGGAGACTGGGCCGACGTGCGCGCCGCCGAGTTCGGCCACATGGTACGATCCATCGGTCGCGATGCCGCGGAGGGTCGCCCCGTGGTGCTGCCTGAGATTCTCGTGTGTGCGCTGGCCAACATCGTGGGGCGCATCGTGGTGAGCAAGCGGGTGTTCGAGGAGCAGGGGGAGGAGTCCAACCAGTACAAGGAAATGATCGTGGAGCTTCTCACCGGCGGCGGGATGTTCAACATCGGAGACTGCGTGCCGGCGTTGGCATGGATGGACCTGCAGGGGATTCAGCGGAAGCTGCGGCGTGTACACGCTCGGTTCGACTCGTTGGTGACGCGGCTGCTGGAGGAGCATGAGGCAAGCAAGGAAGAGCGCAAGGAAAGGCCCGACTTCATCGACGCCGTCATGGCCAACAGGCGCGGCGACAACGACGGCGAGACCATCTCCGACGCCAACGTCAAAGGCATCATCTTC GACCTGTTCACTGCTGGGACGGACACGTCGGCTATCATCGTGGAGTGGGCGCTGGCCGAGATGCTGAAGAACCCGGTGATCCTCCGGCGGCTACAGTTGGAGATCGACTCCGTCGTGGGACGCGACAGGCTAGTCTGCGAATCCGACCTGTCCAAGCTTCCCTACCTGCACGCCGTGTGCAAGGAGGCGCTCCGGCTGCACCCCTCGACTCCGCTCGGCCTCCCACACTTCAGCTTCGACGCGTGCGAGGTGGAGGGCTACTACATTCCGCCGAACACACGGCTGCTCGTCAACATCTGGGCTATCGGGCGAGACCCCCGCGCGTGGGACCACCCTCACGAGTTCGAACCCGAGCGCTTCCTTGCCGGCGGAAGGGCCTCCGGGATCGACCCGCAGGGAAACGACTTCGAGCTGATTCCGTTCGGCGCCGGGAGGAGGATCTGCGCGGGGAAGATGGCGGGGATGGTGTTCGTGCACTACATGATGGGGCTGCTGGTGCACGCCTTCGACTGGAGGCTGCCGAAAGGGGAGGAGCTCGACATGGGCGAGAAGTTCGGGTTGGCGTTGCCCAAGGTGGTGCCTCTGAAGGCACTTCCCACCGCTCGCTTGCCTCGTTCCGCCTACGTTTGA